A single window of Uloborus diversus isolate 005 chromosome 5, Udiv.v.3.1, whole genome shotgun sequence DNA harbors:
- the LOC129222966 gene encoding uncharacterized protein LOC129222966 gives MFRQRVHPEDRNWQRVLWRENSNEPLQSYRLVTVTYGTASAPFLSTRVMKQFALDEKDNFPLAVDVVIRDFYVDDLLSGAQIEETAKLVAKQMFEMMLKGDFTLRKWLSSVSNVLKDIPEKCRENNTSVEINCDTRVKVLGIQWQPSTDTFHFTESIDIEKPCTKRNILSEIAKIFDPMGWLAPVIVYAKILIQELWSYDIGWDEPIEIHGFSEASEKAYCAVIYVKSSSDQKVQVNILAAKTRVAPLKSQSLPRLELCAALLLSNLLQVVYSRVALSWINSEPRRWQPFVANRVAKIQDANPSVSWKFVARAQNPADCGTRGKLPSEFLRSTLWLHEPQWLKQSIEITEPKVVIDSKLS, from the exons atgtttcggcAAAGAGTGCATCCAGAAGATAGGAACTGGCAAAGAGTTTTGTGGCGAGAAAATTCAAATGAACCTTTGCAATCTTACAGATTAGTAACGGTTACATATGGAACTGCGAGCGCCCCATTTTTATCTACAAGAGTAATGAAACAGTTCGCATTAGATGAAAAGGACAACTTTCCCTTAGCAGTTGACGTTGTTATTCGTGATTTTTACGTTGACGACCTTCTTTCAGGAGCCCAAATTGAAGAAACAGCCAAACTCGTGGCCAAACAAATGTTTGAGATGATGTTGAAGGGAGATTTTACGCTGAGAAAGTGGCTTTCAAGCGTGTCAAATGTTTTAAAGGACATTCCCGAAAAGTGTAGAGAAAATAATACTTCTGTAGAGATCAATTGTGACACAAGAGTTAAGGTTTTAGGAATTCAGTGGCAGCCATCTACAGATACGTTTCATTTCACTGAATCCATTGATATAGAGAAGCCATGCACTAAGAGAAATATTCTTTCTGAGATTGCCAAAATTTTTGATCCTATGGGATGGTTAGCACCTGTAATTGTGTACGCCAAGATCTTGATTCAAGAGTTATGGAGTTACGATATTGGTTGGGATGAACCTATTg AAATTCATGGATTTTCTGAAGCTTCAGAGAAGGCATATTGTGCAGTGATATATGTAAAATCTTCCAGTGATCAAAAAGTGCAAGTAAATATTTTAGCTGCAAAAACTAGAGTAGCACCTCTGAAGTCCCAGTCTCTTCCGCGGCTTGAGCTTTGTGCTGCTTTACTGTTATCAAATCTTTTACAAGTTGTTT ATTCGCGTGTCGCATTGTCATGGATTAACTCTGAACCACGTCGCTGGCAACCATTTGTTGCAAATCGTGTAGCCAAAATTCAAGATGCCAATCCTAGTGTTTCGTGGAAATTCGTAGCTAGAGCACAGAATCCAGCCGACTGTGGAACTAGAGGAAAACTACCATCAGAGTTTTTGAGGAGTACATTGTGGTTGCACGAACCTCAATGGCTCAAACAATCTATTGAAATTACTGAACCAAAGGTAGTCATTGACTCAAAACTAAGTTAA